The following coding sequences are from one Roseburia hominis A2-183 window:
- a CDS encoding flavin reductase family protein gives MHTFQPLPFDLVEFNPFTKIGKEWALVTAGNKEKANTMTVSWGGVGVLWGKNVAFIFVRDSRYTKEFIDANEFFSITFLSGQYRDALNYCGSHSGRDEDKFAAAGLNLATRHNIPYVDEGNFVLLCEKMSATRITEDSFLLPEIKEKWYKDGDMHTMYVAEIIDILAR, from the coding sequence ATGCACACATTCCAACCGTTACCATTTGATCTTGTAGAATTTAATCCATTTACCAAAATCGGCAAAGAGTGGGCGCTCGTCACAGCCGGCAACAAGGAAAAAGCCAACACGATGACCGTAAGCTGGGGCGGTGTCGGTGTCCTCTGGGGCAAAAATGTTGCTTTCATTTTTGTGCGTGATTCCCGCTACACCAAAGAATTCATCGACGCGAACGAATTTTTCTCCATTACCTTCCTGTCCGGGCAATACCGTGACGCATTAAATTACTGCGGTTCCCATTCCGGAAGAGACGAAGACAAATTCGCCGCGGCAGGTCTTAACCTCGCCACGCGCCACAACATCCCTTACGTGGACGAGGGCAACTTTGTCCTTCTCTGCGAGAAAATGTCTGCCACCCGCATCACGGAAGACTCTTTTCTTCTCCCTGAGATCAAGGAAAAATGGTACAAGGACGGCGATATGCACACCATGTATGTCGCGGAGATCATCGATATTCTCGCCCGTTAA
- a CDS encoding ABC transporter ATP-binding protein, which yields MEEKKELLRIEHLTVSFAQYEKRSAKQGELPVIRDLNVTVREGEIVAVVGSSGSGKSLLAHAIMGILPANAAASGSIFYRGSACGEAELKALRGREIALVPQSVNYLDPLMKVGRQIIGETKKRQKLFCGADQGKRQKLFCGADREKRQEEARMRELLARYGLADEVADLYPFELSGGMARRVLLLTALMWQPRLIIADEPTPGMDLALAKQAMQDFRTFADDGNGVLLITHDLELALEVADRIVVFYAGTTVEEAKVTDFADETLLRHPYTRALYEALPGRGFAALPGTQPYVKDLPAGCPFAPRCADRREACDGEIPVACVRGGRVRCILYTENS from the coding sequence ATGGAAGAGAAAAAAGAATTACTGCGCATCGAGCATCTGACGGTATCTTTCGCGCAGTATGAGAAGCGCAGCGCAAAGCAAGGGGAACTTCCGGTGATCCGTGATCTGAATGTGACGGTGCGTGAGGGTGAGATCGTCGCGGTCGTCGGGAGCAGCGGATCGGGAAAAAGCCTTCTGGCGCATGCCATAATGGGAATTCTCCCCGCCAATGCGGCTGCAAGCGGCAGTATTTTTTACCGGGGAAGCGCCTGCGGCGAGGCGGAATTAAAGGCGCTGCGCGGCAGGGAGATCGCGCTGGTGCCGCAGAGTGTCAATTATCTTGATCCTCTGATGAAGGTCGGCAGACAGATCATTGGGGAAACGAAGAAGCGGCAGAAGCTTTTTTGCGGAGCAGACCAGGGAAAGCGGCAGAAGCTTTTTTGCGGAGCAGACCGGGAAAAGCGGCAGGAGGAAGCGCGGATGCGGGAACTCCTTGCAAGGTATGGGCTTGCGGACGAAGTTGCGGATCTCTATCCGTTTGAACTATCCGGCGGCATGGCGCGCCGTGTGCTTTTACTGACGGCACTGATGTGGCAGCCGCGCCTGATCATTGCGGACGAGCCGACGCCGGGCATGGATCTTGCGCTGGCAAAACAGGCGATGCAGGATTTCCGGACATTTGCGGACGATGGAAACGGTGTGCTTCTGATTACACATGATCTGGAACTGGCGCTTGAAGTGGCGGACCGGATCGTTGTGTTTTATGCCGGGACGACCGTGGAGGAAGCGAAGGTGACAGATTTTGCGGACGAGACGCTGTTGCGGCACCCATATACGAGAGCGCTGTATGAGGCGCTGCCGGGGCGCGGGTTTGCGGCACTGCCCGGAACACAGCCTTACGTCAAAGATCTGCCGGCAGGATGTCCGTTTGCACCGCGCTGCGCCGACCGTCGGGAGGCGTGTGACGGGGAGATTCCGGTCGCTTGTGTACGCGGCGGCAGGGTACGCTGCATATTGTATACAGAGAATTCATAA
- a CDS encoding Abi family protein, whose amino-acid sequence MNSPQTINGLMRHLRNDCKIQISGSYQKQQLTSYGYYHGYKGYRFAGNSYRQIPYSDFSEVVAVIEYDNNLKAALYPELMFIETALKNIVCNESVKGLKLGTFEHLYKERMSDNTTNTKLQSKRLKLRNSVYAKLAARYHDEEEKENQMVRHFYNRGEDAPIWVVFEILYLSDLAGFFECLNEAVRENILKQMNMFDISIDANKNLLSIMIYTLKALRNSVAHNNIIFDTRFKDRKISPVLKKWVEKETGIQNITLYSLIDYIIIVCCLLKRVDFSGTRALTLLNKYKEENQRLQNSVASEIYDHIIQNNVPAKVVGLEAYLNV is encoded by the coding sequence ATGAACTCTCCGCAGACAATCAATGGGTTAATGCGGCATTTGAGAAATGATTGCAAAATACAAATTAGCGGAAGTTATCAAAAACAGCAATTAACAAGCTATGGCTATTATCATGGGTATAAGGGATACCGTTTTGCCGGAAATAGTTACAGGCAGATTCCATATTCTGATTTCAGCGAGGTGGTAGCGGTTATTGAGTATGATAATAATTTGAAGGCAGCGCTGTATCCGGAACTTATGTTTATTGAGACAGCACTTAAAAATATTGTGTGCAATGAATCAGTGAAAGGTCTTAAGCTTGGCACTTTTGAGCATCTTTATAAAGAACGTATGAGTGATAATACGACAAATACGAAATTGCAGTCAAAACGCCTTAAATTGCGTAATTCGGTGTACGCCAAATTAGCTGCGCGCTATCATGATGAAGAAGAAAAAGAAAATCAAATGGTGCGGCACTTTTATAATAGAGGAGAAGATGCACCTATCTGGGTCGTTTTTGAAATACTATATCTTAGTGATCTGGCAGGTTTTTTTGAGTGCCTAAATGAGGCGGTACGTGAGAATATCTTAAAGCAGATGAATATGTTTGATATTTCGATAGATGCTAATAAAAATTTACTTTCTATCATGATTTACACTTTGAAAGCACTGCGGAATTCTGTTGCACATAATAATATTATTTTCGATACTAGATTTAAAGATCGGAAAATCAGCCCCGTGCTTAAAAAATGGGTAGAAAAAGAAACGGGTATTCAGAATATTACGTTGTATTCTCTGATTGATTATATTATAATTGTGTGCTGTCTTCTTAAACGAGTGGATTTTAGTGGTACGAGAGCATTGACTTTGCTAAATAAGTACAAGGAAGAGAATCAGCGACTGCAGAATAGTGTTGCTTCGGAGATTTACGATCATATTATACAGAATAATGTTCCGGCAAAGGTTGTGGGGTTAGAGGCGTATTTGAATGTTTGA
- a CDS encoding ABC transporter ATP-binding protein, whose amino-acid sequence MRLKAEHISYKYPGGSREVLSDVSLELGSTDRLGIAAPSGFGKTTLCQILAGCRTPVTGRVCVDDMPLPGSGYCPVQMIWQHPEQAVNPRVRMQAVLQEGDSISERVIEGLGIERDWCNRYPGELSGGELQRFCIARALGERTRFLIADEISTMLDPITQSQIWNFLLAEVKERKIGLLVVSHDEKLMEQVCDRIMRL is encoded by the coding sequence GTGAGACTGAAAGCGGAACATATCAGCTATAAATATCCGGGGGGCAGCAGAGAGGTGCTGTCGGATGTGAGTCTGGAACTGGGGAGTACCGACCGGCTGGGGATCGCCGCGCCGAGCGGCTTTGGTAAGACGACGCTCTGTCAGATTCTGGCGGGCTGCCGCACGCCGGTGACTGGACGTGTCTGTGTGGATGATATGCCGCTTCCGGGGAGCGGTTACTGCCCGGTGCAGATGATCTGGCAGCATCCGGAGCAGGCGGTCAATCCGCGCGTGCGGATGCAGGCGGTTCTGCAGGAGGGAGATTCGATCAGCGAACGTGTGATAGAGGGGCTCGGGATTGAGCGGGATTGGTGTAACCGGTATCCGGGCGAACTATCCGGAGGAGAACTGCAGCGATTCTGCATAGCGAGGGCTCTGGGGGAGAGAACACGGTTCCTGATTGCAGACGAGATCAGCACCATGCTGGATCCCATCACCCAGAGCCAGATCTGGAACTTCCTGCTGGCGGAAGTGAAAGAACGAAAAATAGGGCTTCTGGTCGTAAGCCACGACGAAAAGCTGATGGAGCAGGTCTGTGACCGCATCATGCGGCTGTGA
- the ymfI gene encoding elongation factor P 5-aminopentanone reductase: MYKTVLITGASRGIGRAIACAFAREGCRLVINCSHSEKELLALADELRETCHVDVLTSIGDVSDYTYMEQLFSQSEARFGGIDILVNNAGISHIGLLEDMTIDEWNRIIGVNLTSVFSASKLALPHMIHQKSGKILNISSIWGNVGASCEVAYSACKGGINSFTRALAKELAPSNIQVNAIACGVIDTEMNSCFSEEERAQLAEEIPAGRFGAPEEVASLAVQITTGNDYLTGQIITLDGGYL, translated from the coding sequence ATGTATAAAACCGTACTCATTACCGGCGCCTCACGCGGCATCGGGCGGGCGATCGCCTGCGCCTTTGCCAGGGAGGGCTGCCGTCTGGTCATCAACTGTTCCCACTCCGAAAAGGAGCTGCTGGCGCTGGCAGACGAATTAAGGGAAACCTGCCATGTGGACGTACTCACCAGCATCGGCGACGTATCGGACTATACCTATATGGAACAGCTTTTCTCCCAAAGCGAAGCCCGCTTCGGCGGCATCGACATTCTTGTAAACAATGCCGGCATCTCGCATATCGGCCTGCTGGAAGATATGACCATCGATGAGTGGAACCGCATCATCGGCGTCAATCTGACCTCCGTCTTTTCCGCGAGCAAGCTTGCCCTGCCACACATGATCCACCAGAAATCCGGGAAAATCTTAAACATCTCCTCGATCTGGGGAAATGTCGGCGCCTCATGCGAGGTCGCATACTCCGCCTGCAAAGGTGGCATCAATTCCTTCACCCGCGCCCTCGCCAAGGAGCTCGCTCCGAGCAACATCCAGGTCAACGCGATCGCCTGCGGCGTGATCGACACCGAGATGAATTCCTGCTTTTCCGAGGAAGAGCGCGCCCAGCTCGCCGAGGAAATCCCCGCCGGGCGCTTCGGCGCGCCGGAGGAAGTGGCATCGCTTGCCGTGCAGATTACCACCGGAAACGACTACCTGACCGGACAGATCATCACCCTCGACGGCGGCTACCTCTAG
- a CDS encoding glycogen debranching protein has protein sequence MAGLGHRQDRGVMLPPLDEIDGFMVRPGFYNSEGAVPTARGVSFTIHSVGATGCTLLLFRPQEKEPYARLKYPEAYHIGNTFAMLVFGLKIDEFEYAFQLDGPYDESRGLLFDKNNVLLDPFAKAVTGQRNWGERPESDEGFVYHARVVENNFDWGKMTFPEIPAEDLIIYETHVRGFTRDASSGVTAGGTFEGLRQKIPYLKDLGVNAIELLPIFEFDEMESARVVDGVQLYNYWGYNTVSFFAPNTSYSSVVEHNHEGDELKLLISELKANGMEVILDVVFNHTAEGNENGPCFSFKGIDNNIYYMLTPDGHYYNFSGCGNAMNCNHPIMRKFIIDCLRYWVMEYRVDGFRFDLASILTRDQNGAPMPDPPILQGIACDPILGHVKLIAEAWDAAGLYQVGSFPAFRRWSEWNGRYRDDMRRFLKGDGSMAGTAINRIIGSTDLYDPVHRGESASVNFLTCHDGFTLYDLYSYNTKHNEKNGWNNTDGDNNGNSWNCGVEGETDDPQIEGLRRRMVKNAFATLLCSRGPAMFYGGDEFCNTQFGNNNAYCQDNIISWLDWTRLEKYREIHDFVRYMIDFRKRYAILRKKTKPVACNLPEISIHNGYPWNGGTDSNSRLIGIMYAGRDEHDTRDDIVFYCMNAYWETLVMQLPELPNGLQWKVCVNTSVEYEDGRDMESCTEFYYKKTLKVPPRTAIVLVAE, from the coding sequence ATGGCAGGATTAGGCCACAGACAGGATCGGGGAGTCATGCTCCCGCCATTGGATGAGATTGACGGTTTTATGGTGCGCCCGGGATTTTACAATTCAGAAGGCGCAGTGCCGACGGCGAGAGGAGTGAGCTTTACGATTCATTCGGTCGGCGCGACGGGATGTACGCTTCTGCTGTTCCGGCCGCAGGAAAAGGAGCCATACGCCAGACTGAAGTATCCAGAGGCATACCACATTGGCAACACGTTCGCAATGCTGGTATTCGGCTTGAAGATTGATGAATTTGAATACGCGTTTCAGCTGGACGGACCGTATGATGAGTCCAGGGGGCTGTTGTTTGACAAGAACAATGTGCTGCTGGATCCGTTTGCGAAGGCAGTGACGGGGCAGCGGAACTGGGGCGAGCGCCCGGAGAGTGACGAGGGCTTTGTGTATCACGCCCGTGTGGTGGAGAATAATTTTGACTGGGGAAAAATGACGTTTCCGGAGATTCCGGCGGAGGATCTGATCATATACGAGACACATGTAAGAGGATTTACCAGGGACGCTTCTTCCGGGGTGACGGCAGGCGGCACGTTTGAGGGACTGCGCCAGAAGATTCCGTATCTGAAGGATCTTGGCGTCAACGCGATCGAGCTTCTCCCGATTTTTGAGTTCGATGAGATGGAGAGCGCCCGTGTGGTGGACGGCGTGCAGCTGTACAATTACTGGGGGTACAATACGGTAAGCTTTTTTGCGCCGAACACCAGCTATTCGTCCGTGGTAGAGCACAATCACGAGGGAGACGAGTTAAAGCTGCTGATCAGTGAACTCAAGGCAAACGGCATGGAAGTCATTCTGGATGTCGTGTTTAACCATACTGCCGAGGGAAATGAGAATGGACCGTGTTTTTCATTTAAGGGCATTGATAATAATATTTATTATATGCTGACGCCGGATGGACATTACTACAATTTCAGCGGATGTGGCAATGCCATGAACTGCAACCACCCGATCATGCGCAAGTTTATCATTGACTGCCTGCGCTACTGGGTGATGGAGTACCGCGTGGACGGTTTTCGGTTCGATCTGGCTTCGATTCTGACGCGTGACCAGAACGGGGCGCCGATGCCGGATCCGCCGATCTTACAGGGGATCGCCTGCGACCCGATCTTAGGACATGTGAAGCTGATCGCCGAGGCGTGGGATGCGGCAGGACTTTACCAGGTGGGAAGCTTTCCGGCATTTCGCAGATGGTCAGAGTGGAACGGCAGATACAGAGATGATATGCGCCGCTTTTTAAAGGGCGACGGGAGCATGGCGGGAACCGCGATCAACCGCATCATCGGTTCGACGGATCTGTACGATCCGGTGCACAGAGGTGAGAGCGCATCGGTGAATTTCCTGACCTGTCATGACGGTTTTACGCTCTATGATCTGTACTCGTACAATACGAAGCACAATGAGAAAAACGGCTGGAACAATACGGACGGCGACAACAACGGAAACAGCTGGAACTGCGGTGTCGAGGGAGAGACGGACGATCCGCAGATCGAGGGACTGCGCCGGCGCATGGTGAAAAATGCGTTTGCGACGCTGCTCTGCAGCCGCGGACCGGCGATGTTCTACGGCGGCGACGAGTTCTGCAACACGCAGTTTGGCAACAACAATGCCTACTGTCAGGACAACATCATATCCTGGCTGGACTGGACGAGGCTGGAAAAATACCGGGAGATTCATGATTTTGTGCGGTATATGATCGATTTCCGGAAGCGCTATGCCATTCTGCGCAAGAAGACGAAGCCGGTGGCATGCAATCTGCCGGAGATCAGCATTCACAACGGTTATCCATGGAACGGCGGTACGGATTCCAACAGCCGGCTCATCGGCATCATGTATGCGGGAAGAGATGAGCACGACACGCGGGACGATATTGTGTTCTATTGTATGAATGCTTACTGGGAGACGTTAGTGATGCAGCTTCCGGAACTGCCGAACGGGCTCCAGTGGAAAGTGTGTGTCAACACGTCCGTGGAGTACGAGGACGGCAGAGATATGGAGTCCTGCACAGAATTTTATTATAAGAAGACATTGAAGGTTCCGCCGCGCACGGCGATCGTGCTGGTGGCGGAGTAA
- a CDS encoding pectinesterase family protein, translated as MYTMTVAPGADVSGGFYSLKAAFAAMPEDPAVPVTIRVMPGIYHEKLSLTRPNVTIEGAGASPSDTVISFGDYGYEIMSDGIKRGTFRSYTFFVHAADVTLRNLTIENTAGDSKTHGQAIALYAECDRFVAEYCRILGHQDTLFTGPLPPEEYEPGGFRGPTESAPRINGRQYYHNCYICGDIDFIFGSATAYFEGCTIASLGPGYVTAASTPEGQEYGYVFHDCRFAAEGCPQHAAYIGRPWRDYARVVLMDCAIGAHIHPAGFHDWGKEHAHGTVLFAEYHSYPQDADCGCADSCRPFAQRADFVDTLDGAQAAHFSRELVLAGDDGWLP; from the coding sequence ATGTATACAATGACCGTTGCGCCAGGGGCAGATGTCTCTGGCGGCTTTTATTCACTGAAAGCGGCGTTCGCCGCCATGCCGGAAGATCCGGCGGTTCCCGTGACCATCCGCGTCATGCCCGGAATCTACCACGAAAAATTATCCCTCACACGCCCGAACGTCACGATCGAGGGCGCAGGAGCATCCCCGTCCGACACCGTGATCTCCTTCGGCGATTACGGCTACGAGATCATGTCGGACGGCATCAAGCGCGGAACCTTCCGCTCCTACACCTTTTTCGTGCATGCCGCAGACGTTACGCTGCGCAACTTAACCATCGAGAATACTGCCGGCGACTCCAAAACGCACGGGCAGGCAATTGCACTCTATGCCGAATGTGACCGTTTTGTCGCGGAATACTGCCGGATTCTCGGGCATCAGGATACGCTTTTTACCGGTCCGCTTCCCCCGGAGGAATACGAGCCCGGCGGCTTTCGCGGGCCGACCGAGTCCGCACCGCGCATCAACGGCAGACAATATTATCACAACTGCTATATCTGCGGCGATATCGACTTTATTTTCGGCAGTGCGACCGCTTACTTTGAAGGCTGTACGATCGCATCCTTAGGACCCGGATATGTCACCGCCGCTTCCACCCCCGAAGGGCAGGAATACGGCTATGTTTTCCACGACTGCCGCTTTGCCGCGGAGGGTTGTCCTCAGCACGCGGCCTATATCGGCCGTCCCTGGCGGGATTACGCACGGGTTGTCCTCATGGACTGCGCGATAGGCGCCCACATTCATCCTGCCGGATTTCATGACTGGGGCAAGGAGCACGCACACGGCACCGTTCTTTTTGCCGAGTATCACAGTTATCCACAGGACGCTGACTGTGGCTGTGCAGACAGCTGCCGCCCGTTTGCACAGCGTGCAGACTTTGTGGATACCTTAGACGGCGCACAGGCTGCCCATTTTTCCAGAGAGCTTGTGCTGGCGGGGGACGACGGCTGGCTGCCGTGA